A window of the Vanessa tameamea isolate UH-Manoa-2023 chromosome 22, ilVanTame1 primary haplotype, whole genome shotgun sequence genome harbors these coding sequences:
- the LOC113403631 gene encoding mucin-2-like isoform X3, which translates to MHIATLIALVQLSLATAVSDVGTLTAAELNLELAGDGLSPFFEDSSGETGVNFVRGSRAADSPLSPDIDVQCLADYIQVTVEFSDIYDGIIYSKGFLNDPKCKYVSSGGSQSRYSFRVPLNGCGSRPLCNACGTIDNVLVFQGDELVQGSYDFARKVSCAGTALEVSTGVKKEQSHVLKLKPFMVDMLDVVAVQGPAGGVECWMDIQKGVFPQTTPLENSIKIGEYLTILIYLKDIRNQFNLKIHDCWAYDNENYDSSKTNKIQLTDKDGCPKKKKFIDSWQKSTNTGKSGATLIAYTKISAFRFPETDQVYLTCNVELCTSNCDASCNGIIKEITTVIPDTKCYPGSTDPLCSRPTTSAQPNCFPGNNDPRCPKLITPPPPNCFPGTNDPRCPKPTTTAPPRCFPGSNDPRCPKPTTATLNCYPGNTDPRCPRPTTPEAPRCFPGSTDPRCPKPTSPAPPTCFPGSTDPRCPSPTTTLPPKPLCYPGSPDPTCPQTPKPTSLTPPTYLPPSTEIPKCYPGSTDARCPKPTTPAPPNCFPGNSDPRCPKPTTQAPPNCYPGNTDPRCPRPTTPEAPRCFPGSTDSRCPKPTTQVPPKCFPGSSDPRCSKPTKQAPPNCFPGNTDPRCPKPTTPEAPRCYPGSTNTRCPKPTTPAPPRCFPGSSDPRCPKPTAPTPPNCYPGNTDPRCPKPTTPEAPRCFPGSTDARCPQPTTPEAPRCFPGSTDARCPKPTTPAAPRCYPGSTDPRCPKPTTPSPTKPVCYPGSPDPKCPQPPRPTTLTPPTYLPPSTEIPKCYPGSTDARCPKPTTPAPPKCFPGSSDPRCPKPTTPAPPNCYPGNTDSRCPKPTTPEAPRCFPGSTDARCPKPTTPAPPRCFPGSSDPRCPKPTTPAPPNCYPGNTDPRCPKPTTPAPPNCYPGNTDARCPKPTTPEAPRCFPGSTDARCPKPTTPAPPRCFPGSSDPRCPKPTKPAPPNCYPGNTDPRCPKPTTPEAPRCFPGSTDVRCPQPTTPAPPRCFPGSSDPRCPKPTTPAPPNCYPGNTDPRCPKPTTPEAPRCFPGSTDARCPQPTTPAPPRCFPGSSDPRCPKPTTPAPPNCYPGNTDPRCPKPTTPEAPRCFPGSTDARCPKPTTPAPPRCFPGSSDPRCPKPTTPAPPNCYPGNTDPRCPKPTTPAAPRCYPGSTDPRCPKPTTPSPTKPVCYPGSPDPKCPQPPRPTTLTPPTYLPPSTEIPKCYPGSTDSRCPKPTTPAPPRCFPGSSDPRCPKPTTPAPPNCYPGNTDSRCPKPTTPEAPRCFPGSTDARCPKPTTPAPPKCYPGSSDPRCPKPTTPEAPRCFPGSSDPRCPKPTTPAPPNCFPGNTDPRCPKPTTPEAPRCYPGSTDARCPKPTTPAPPRCFPGSSDPRCPKPTSPAPPNCYPGNTDPRCPKPTTPGAPRCFPGSTDARCPQPTTPAPPRCFPGSSDPRCPKPTTPAPPNCYPGNTDPRCPKPTTPEAPRCFPGSTDARCPKPTTPAPPRCFPGSSDPRCPKPTTPAPPNCYPGNTDPRCPKPTTPAAPRCYPGSTDPRCPKPTTPSPTKPVCYPGSPDPKCPQPPRPTTLTPPTYLPPSTEIPKCYPGSTDSRCPKPTTPAPPRCFPGSSDPRCPKPTTPAPPNCYPGNTDSRCPKPTTPEAPRCFPGSTDARCPKPTTPAPPRCFPGSSDPRCPKPTTPAPPNCYPGNTDPRCPKPTTPEAPRCFPGSTDARCPKPTTPAPPRCFPGSSDPRCPKPTTPAPPNCYPGNTDPRCPKPTTPAAPRCYPGSTDPRCPKPTTPSPTKPVCYPGSPDPKCPQPPRPTTLTPPTYLPPSTEIPKCYPGSTDSRCPKPTTPAPPRCFPGSSDPRCPKPTTPAPPNCYPGNTDSRCPKPTTPEAPRCFPGSTDARCPKPTTPAPPRCFPGSNDPRCPKPTTPEAPRCFPGSSDPRCPKPTTPAPPNCYPGNTDPRCPKPTTPEAPRCYPGSTDARCPKPTTPAPPRCFPGSSDPRCPKPTTPAPPNCFPGNTDPRCPKPTTPEAPRCFPGSTDARCPKPTTPAPPRCFPGSSDPRCPKPTTPAPPNCYPGNTDPRCPKPTTPAAPRCYPGSTDPRCPKPTTPSPTKPVCYPGSPDPKCPQPPRPTTLTPPTYLPPSTEIPKCYPGSTDARCPQPTTPAPPRCFPGSSDPRCPKPTTPAPPNCYPGSTDSRCPKPTTPEAPRCFPGSTDARCPKPTTPAPPRCFPGSNDPRCPKPTTPEAPRCFPGSSDPRCPKPTTPAPPNCYPGNTDPRCPKPTTPEAPRCFPGSTDARCPKPTTPAPPRCFPGSNDPRCPKPTTPEAPRCFPGSSDPRCPKPTTPAPPNCYPGNTDPRCPKPTTPEAPRCFPGSTDARCPKPTTPAPPRCFPGSSDPRCPKPTTPAPPNCYPGNTDPRCPKPTTPAAPRCYPGSTDPRCPKPTTPSPTKPVCYPGSPDPKCPQPPRPTTLTPPTYLPPSTEIPKCYPGSTDARCPQPTTPAPPRCFPGSSDPRCPKPTTPAPPNCYPGNTDSRCPKPTTPEAPRCFPGSTDARCPKPTTPAPPRCFPGSNDPRCPKPTTPEAPRCFPGSSDPRCPKPTTPAPPNCYPGNTDSRCPKPTTPEAPRCFPGSTDARCPKPTTPAPPRCFPGSNDPRCPKPTTPEAPRCFPGSSDPRCPKPTTPAPPNCYPGNTDPRCPKPTTPEAPRCYPGSTDARCPKPTTPAPPRCFPGSSDPRCPKATTPAPPNCYPGNTDPRCPKPTTPAAPRCYPGSTDPRCPKPTTPSPTKPVCYPGSPDPKCPQPPRPTTQTPPTYLPPSTEIPKCYPGSTDARCPKPTTPAPPRCFPGSSDPRCPKPTTPAPPNCYPGNTDSRCPKPTTPEAPRCYPGSSDPRCPKPTTPEAPRCYPGSSDPRCPKPTTPEAPRCYPGSSDPRCPKPTTPEAPRCYPGSSDPRCPKPTTPEAPRCYPGSSDPRCPKPTTPEAPRCYPGSSDPRCPKPTTLEAPRCFPGSTDARCPKPTTPAPPRCYPGSSDPRCPKPTTPEAPRCYPGSTDPRCPQPTKKPSTPSSCYPGSKDPKCPQPFAPSSTNPPSTYLPPFPLANEVKSPRVNRLAIKSFDYYDSQAEIDNFDSSRTKPKTRNVRDVSKSFYDEFPRSLEYSAIVGSVMFVILSLGVTLFIYKNKASLKRKENVAIINTHPC; encoded by the exons ATGCACATAGCGACACTGATTGCACTCGTGCAG CTGTCGCTCGCTACAGCTGTTTCAGATGTCGGAACGCTCACCGCAGCCGAGCTGAACCTTGAGCTGGCTGGAGATGGTTTATCACCATTTTTCGAAGATTCAAGTGGTGAAACTGGAGTCAATTTCGTGAGGGGTTCAAGAGCTGCAGATTCACCGCTGTCACCAGATATTGACGTACAATGTTTAGCAGATTATATTCAAGTCACGGTTGAATTCTCTGACATATACGATGGAATAATTTACAGCAAGGGCTTCCTGAACGATCCCAAATGCAA ATACGTATCTTCCGGAGGCAGTCAATCTCGGTACTCTTTCCGAGTGCCATTGAATGGCTGTGGAAGCCGACCACTTTGCAATGCTTGCGGCACCATCGACAACGTCCTCGTGTTCCAAGGAGATGAATTAGTGCAAGGATCTTATGATTTCGCTAGAAAG GTATCATGTGCTGGAACTGCTCTAGAAGTTTCGACTGGTGTCAAAAAGGAACAATCACATGTACTAAAGCTAAAGCCTTTTATGGTTGACATGCTCGATGTAGTGGCAGTACAAGGACCGGCCGGTGGTGTAGAATGTTGGATGGATATTCAGAAAGGAGTTTTCCCTcaa acaaCTCCGTTGGAAAATTCGATTAAAATCGGCGAATACCTCAccattcttatttatttgaaagatatcagaaatcaatttaatcttaaaattcaCGATTGTTGGGCTtatgataatgaaaattatgaTAGTTCGaagacaaataaaattcaattgacTGACAAAGATGGTTGCCCcaa gAAAAAGAAATTCATCGACTCATGGCAAAAATCTACAAATACTGGAAAATCTGGTGCAACATTGATTGCTTACACCAAAATAAGTGCTTTCCGTTTTCCGGAAACTGATCAAGTCTATCTGACTTGTAACGTTGAG ctATGCACAAGCAACTGTGATGCAAGCTGTAATGGAATTATAAAGGAAATAACAACTGTTATACCAGACACGAAATGTTATCCAGGATCTACTGACCCTCTTTGTTCAAGACCAACAACTTCTGCACAGCCAAACTGTTTCCCTGGCAACAATGACCCACGTTGCCCTAAGCTGATAACTCCTCCACCACCTAACTGCTTCCCTGGCACCAATGACCCACGTTGCCCAAAACCAACAACAACTGCTCCTCCAAGATGCTTCCCTGGCAGCAACGATCCCCGTTGCCCTAAACCAACTACAGCTACACTTAATTGTTACCCCGGTAATACAGATCCTCGTTGCCCAAGGCCTACTACACCTGAGGCACCAAGGTGCTTCCCTGGCAGTACAGACCCGCGTTGCCCAAAACCAACATCACCTGCACCACCCACATGCTTCCCAGGAAGTACTGATCCACGTTGTCCAAGTCCTACAACTACTTTACCTCCAAAACCATTATGTTATCCTGGATCACCAGACCCAACATGCCCACAAACCCCTAAGCCAACATCTCTCACACCACCTACTTATTTACCTCCATCCACGGAAATACCGAAATGCTATCCGGGCTCGACAGACGCTCGTTGTCCAAAACCAACAACTCCCGCTCCCCCAAATTGCTTCCCTGGAAACAGTGATCCCCGATGTCCGAAACCAACAACACAAGCACCACCTAACTGCTACCCTGGAAATACTGACCCACGTTGCCCAAGGCCTACGACACCTGAGGCACCGAGATGTTTCCCTGGTAGCACAGATTCACGTTGTCCTAAGCCAACAACTCAAGTTCCACCAAAATGCTTCCCTGGCAGTAGTGATCCCCGTTGTTCCAAACCAACTAAACAAGCACCACCGAACTGCTTCCCAGGCAACACAGATCCACGTTGCCCTAAACCTACAACACCTGAAGCACCGAGATGTTACCCTGGAAGTACAAACACTCGTTGTCCTAAACCAACAACTCCTGCTCCTCCGAGGTGTTTCCCTGGCAGTAGCGATCCTCGTTGCCCTAAACCAACTGCACCTACTCCTCCGAACTGCTACCCCGGTAATACAGACCCACGTTGCCCAAAGCCTACAACGCCTGAGGCCCCAAGGTGTTTCCCTGGTAGCACAGATGCACGTTGCCCTCAACCCACTACACCTGAAGCGCCCAGATGTTTCCCTGGTAGTACAGATGCTCGCTGCCCCAAACCTACAACACCTGCTGCACCGAGGTGCTATCCTGGCAGTACTGATCCGCGTTGTCCAAAACCTACAACTCCTTCACCTACCAAACCAGTCTGTTATCCTGGGTCACCCGACCCGAAGTGCCCACAGCCTCCTAGGCCTACTACTCTAACACCACCTACTTACTTACCCCCATCCACAGAAATACCTAAATGCTATCCGGGCTCGACAGACGCTCGTTGTCCTAAACCAACAACTCCTGCTCCTCCGAAATGTTTCCCTGGTAGCAGTGATCCTCGATGCCCTAAGCCTACAACACCAGCACCACCTAACTGCTACCCAGGAAATACTGATTCACGCTGCCCTAAGCCAACAACACCTGAAGCGCCAAGATGTTTCCCTGGAAGCACAGACGCTCGTTGTCCTAAACCGACAACTCCTGCACCTCCAAGATGCTTCCCTGGTAGCAGTGATCCTAGATGCCCTAAGCCAACAACACCTGCACCACCTAACTGCTATCCTGGAAACACAGATCCCCGTTGCCCTAAGCCTACAACACCTGCACCACCTAACTGCTATCCTGGAAACACAGATGCACGTTGTCCTAAGCCCACAACACCTGAAGCACCGAGATGTTTCCCTGGAAGCACAGACGCTCGTTGTCCTAAACCGACAACTCCTGCACCTCCAAGATGCTTCCCTGGTAGCAGTGATCCTAGATGCCCTAAGCCAACAAAACCTGCACCACCTAACTGCTATCCTGGAAACACAGATCCCCGTTGCCCTAAGCCCACAACACCTGAAGCACCGAGATGTTTCCCCGGAAGTACAGACGTTCGTTGTCCTCAACCAACAACTCCAGCACCTCCAAGATGCTTCCCTGGTAGCAGCGATCCTAGGTGCCCCAAGCCAACAACACCTGCACCACCTAACTGCTATCCTGGAAACACAGATCCACGTTGTCCTAAGCCCACAACACCTGAAGCACCGAGATGTTTCCCTGGAAGTACAGACGCTCGTTGTCCTCAACCAACAACTCCAGCACCTCCAAGATGCTTCCCTGGTAGCAGCGATCCTAGGTGCCCCAAGCCAACAACACCTGCACCACCTAACTGCTATCCTGGAAACACAGATCCACGTTGTCCTAAGCCCACAACACCTGAAGCACCGAGATGTTTCCCTGGAAGTACAGACGCTCGTTGTCCTAAACCAACGACTCCAGCACCTCCAAGATGCTTCCCTGGTAGCAGTGATCCTAGATGCCCTAAGCCAACAACACCTGCACCACCTAACTGCTATCCTGGAAACACAGATCCACGCTGCCCCAAACCTACAACACCTGCTGCACCGAGGTGCTATCCTGGCAGTACTGATCCGCGTTGTCCAAAACCTACAACTCCTTCACCTACCAAACCAGTCTGTTATCCTGGGTCACCCGACCCGAAGTGCCCACAGCCTCCTAGGCCTACTACTCTAACACCACCTACTTACTTGCCCCCATCCACAGAAATACCTAAATGCTATCCGGGCTCGACAGACTCTCGTTGTCCTAAACCAACAACTCCTGCTCCTCCGAGATGTTTCCCTGGTAGCAGTGATCCTCGATGCCCTAAGCCTACAACACCAGCACCACCTAACTGCTACCCAGGAAACACTGATTCACGCTGCCCTAAGCCCACAACCCCTGAAGCACCGAGATGTTTCCCTGGAAGTACAGATGCTCGTTGTCCTAAACCAACAACTCCTGCACCTCCGAAATGCTATCCTGGTAGTAGTGATCCTCGCTGTCCTAAACCTACGACACCTGAAGCTCCAAGATGTTTCCCTGGTAGCAGTGATCCTCGATGCCCTAAGCCAACAACACCAGCACCACCTAACTGCTTCCCAGGAAACACAGATCCACGTTGCCCTAAGCCCACAACACCTGAAGCGCCAAGATGCTACCCTGGAAGCACAGACGCTCGTTGTCCTAAACCGACAACTCCTGCACCTCCAAGATGCTTCCCTGGTAGCAGTGATCCTAGATGCCCTAAGCCAACATCACCTGCACCACCTAACTGCTATCCTGGAAACACAGATCCCCGTTGCCCTAAGCCCACAACACCTGGAGCACCGAGATGTTTCCCCGGGAGTACAGACGCTCGTTGTCCTCAACCAACAACTCCAGCACCTCCAAGATGCTTCCCTGGTAGCAGCGATCCTAGGTGCCCCAAGCCAACAACACCTGCACCACCTAACTGCTATCCTGGAAACACAGATCCACGTTGTCCTAAGCCCACAACACCTGAAGCACCGAGATGTTTCCCTGGAAGTACAGACGCTCGTTGTCCTAAACCAACGACTCCAGCACCTCCAAGATGCTTCCCTGGTAGCAGCGATCCTAGATGCCCTAAGCCAACAACACCTGCACCACCTAACTGCTATCCTGGAAACACAGATCCACGCTGCCCCAAACCTACAACACCTGCTGCACCAAGGTGCTATCCTGGCAGTACTGATCCGCGTTGTCCAAAACCTACAACTCCTTCACCTACCAAACCAGTCTGTTATCCTGGGTCACCCGACCCGAAGTGCCCACAGCCTCCTAGGCCTACTACTCTAACACCACCTACTTACTTGCCCCCATCCACAGAAATACCTAAATGCTATCCGGGCTCGACAGACTCTCGTTGTCCTAAACCAACAACTCCTGCTCCTCCGAGATGTTTCCCTGGTAGCAGTGATCCTCGATGCCCTAAGCCTACAACACCAGCACCACCTAACTGCTACCCAGGAAACACTGATTCACGCTGCCCTAAGCCCACAACACCTGAAGCGCCGAGATGTTTCCCTGGAAGTACAGATGCTCGTTGTCCTAAACCAACAACTCCTGCACCTCCGAGATGCTTCCCTGGTAGCAGCGATCCTAGGTGCCCCAAGCCAACAACACCTGCACCACCTAACTGCTATCCTGGAAACACAGATCCACGTTGTCCTAAGCCCACAACACCTGAAGCACCGAGATGTTTCCCTGGAAGTACAGATGCTCGTTGTCCTAAACCAACGACTCCAGCACCTCCAAGATGCTTCCCTGGTAGCAGCGATCCTAGATGCCCTAAGCCAACAACACCTGCACCACCTAACTGCTATCCTGGAAACACAGATCCACGCTGCCCCAAACCTACAACACCTGCTGCACCAAGGTGCTATCCTGGCAGTACTGATCCGCGTTGTCCAAAACCTACAACTCCTTCACCTACCAAACCAGTCTGTTATCCTGGGTCACCCGACCCGAAGTGCCCACAGCCTCCTAGGCCTACTACTCTAACACCACCTACTTACTTGCCCCCATCCACAGAAATACCTAAATGCTATCCGGGCTCGACAGACTCTCGTTGTCCTAAACCCACAACTCCTGCTCCTCCGAGATGTTTCCCTGGAAGCAGCGACCCTCGATGCCCTAAGCCTACAACACCAGCACCACCTAACTGCTACCCAGGAAACACTGATTCACGCTGCCCTAAGCCCACAACACCTGAAGCGCCGAGATGTTTCCCTGGAAGTACAGATGCTCGTTGTCCTAAACCAACAACTCCTGCACCTCCGAGATGCTTCCCTGGTAGTAATGATCCTCGCTGCCCTAAACCTACGACACCTGAAGCTCCAAGATGTTTCCCTGGTAGCAGCGATCCTCGATGCCCTAAGCCAACAACACCAGCACCACCTAACTGCTACCCAGGAAACACAGATCCACGTTGCCCTAAGCCCACAACACCTGAAGCGCCAAGATGCTACCCTGGAAGCACAGACGCTCGTTGTCCTAAACCGACAACCCCAGCACCTCCAAGATGCTTCCCTGGTAGCAGTGATCCTCGATGCCCTAAGCCAACAACACCAGCACCACCTAACTGCTTCCCAGGAAACACAGATCCACGTTGCCCTAAGCCGACAACACCTGAAGCGCCAAGATGTTTCCCTGGAAGCACAGACGCTCGTTGTCCTAAGCCGACAACTCCTGCACCTCCAAGATGCTTTCCTGGTAGCAGTGATCCTAGATGCCCTAAGCCAACAACACCTGCACCACCTAACTGCTATCCTGGAAACACAGATCCACGCTGCCCCAAACCTACAACACCTGCTGCACCAAGGTGCTATCCTGGCAGTACTGATCCGCGTTGTCCAAAACCTACAACTCCTTCACCTACCAAACCAGTCTGTTATCCTGGGTCACCCGACCCGAAGTGCCCACAGCCTCCTAGGCCTACTACTCTAACACCACCTACTTACTTGCCCCCATCCACAGAAATCCCTAAATGCTATCCGGGCTCGACAGATGCTCGTTGTCCTCAACCAACAACTCCTGCTCCTCCGAGATGTTTCCCTGGAAGCAGCGACCCTCGATGCCCTAAGCCTACAACACCAGCACCACCTAACTGCTACCCAGGAAGCACTGATTCACGCTGCCCTAAGCCAACAACACCTGAAGCGCCGAGATGTTTCCCTGGAAGTACAGATGCTCGTTGTCCTAAACCAACAACTCCTGCACCTCCGAGATGCTTCCCTGGTAGTAATGATCCTCGCTGCCCTAAACCTACGACACCTGAAGCTCCAAGATGTTTCCCTGGTAGCAGCGATCCTCGATGCCCTAAGCCAACAACACCAGCACCACCTAACTGCTACCCAGGAAACACAGATCCACGTTGCCCTAAGCCCACAACAC CTGAAGCACCGAGATGTTTCCCTGGAAGTACAGATGCTCGTTGTCCTAAACCAACAACTCCTGCACCTCCGAGATGCTTCCCTGGTAGTAATGATCCTCGCTGCCCTAAACCTACGACACCTGAAGCTCCAAGATGTTTCCCTGGTAGCAGCGATCCTAGATGCCCTAAGCCAACAACACCTGCACCACCTAACTGCTATCCTGGAAACACAGATCCACGTTGTCCTAAACCCACAACACCTGAAGCACCGAGATGTTTCCCTGGAAGTACAGATGCTCGTTGTCCTAAACCAACAACTCCTGCACCTCCAAGATGCTTCCCTGGTAGCAGCGATCCTAGATGCCCTAAGCCAACAACACCTGCACCACCTAACTGCTATCCTGGAAACACAGATCCACGCTGCCCCAAACCTACAACACCTGCTGCACCAAGGTGCTATCCTGGCAGTACTGATCCGCGTTGTCCAAAACCTACAACTCCTTCACCTACCAAACCAGTCTGTTATCCTGGGTCACCCGACCCGAAGTGCCCACAGCCTCCTAGGCCTACTACTCTAACACCACCTACTTACTTGCCCCCATCCACAGAAATACCTAAATGCTATCCAGGCTCGACAGATGCTCGTTGTCCTCAACCAACAACTCCTGCTCCTCCGAGATGTTTCCCTGGAAGCAGCGACCCTCGATGCCCTAAGCCTACAACACCAGCACCACCTAACTGCTACCCAGGAAACACTGATTCACGCTGCCCTAAGCCCACAACACCTGAAGCACCGAGATGTTTCCCTGGAAGTACAGATGCTCGTTGTCCTAAACCAACAACTCCTGCACCTCCGAGATGCTTCCCTGGTAGTAATGATCCTCGCTGCCCTAAACCTACGACACCTGAAGCTCCAAGATGTTTCCCTGGTAGTAGCGATCCTCGATGCCCTAAGCCAACAACACCAGCACCACCTAACTGCTACCCAGGAAACACTGATTCACGCTGCCCTAAGCCCACAACACCTGAAGCACCGAGATGTTTCCCTGGAAGTACAGATGCTCGTTGTCCTAAACCAACAACTCCTGCACCTCCGAGATGCTTCCCTGGTAGTAATGATCCTCGCTGCCCTAAACCTACGACACCTGAAGCTCCAAGATGTTTCCCTGGCAGCAGCGATCCTCGATGCCCTAAGCCAACAACACCAGCACCACCTAACTGCTACCCAGGAAACACAGATCCACGTTGCCCTAAGCCTACAACACCTGAAGCGCCAAGATGCTACCCTGGAAGCACAGACGCTCGTTGTCCTAAACCGACAACCCCAGCACCTCCAAGATGCTTCCCTGGTAGCAGTGATCCTAGATGCCCTAAGGCAACAACACCCGCACCACCTAACTGCTATCCTGGAAACACAGATCCACGCTGCCCCAAACCTACAACACCTGCTGCACCAAGGTGCTATCCTGGCAGTACTGATCCGCGTTGTCCAAAACCTACAACTCCTTCACCTACCAAACCAGTCTGTTATCCTGGCTCACCCGACCCGAAGTGCCCACAGCCTCCTAGGCCTACTACTCAAACACCACCTACTTACTTGCCCCCATCCACAGAAATACCTAAATGCTATCCGGGCTCGACAGACGCTCGTTGTCCTAAACCAACAACTCCTGCTCCTCCGAGATGTTTCCCTGGTAGCAGTGATCCTCGATGCCCTAAGCCTACAACACCAGCACCACCTAACTGCTACCCAGGAAATACTGATTCACGCTGCCCTAAGCCAACAACACCTGAAGCTCCCAGATGTTACCCCGGTAGTAGTGACCCTCGCTGCCCTAAGCCTACTACACCTGAAGCTCCCAGATGTTACCCCGGTAGTAGTGACCCCCGCTGCCCTAAGCCTACTACACCTGAAGCTCCCAGATGTTACCCTGGTAGTAGTGACCCTCGCTGCCCTAAGCCTACTACACCTGAAGCTCCCAGATGTTACCCCGGTAGTAGTGACCCTCGCTGCCCTAAGCCTACTACACCTGAAGCTCCCAGATGTTACCCCGGTAGTAGTGACCCTCGCTGCCCTAAGCCTACTACACCTGAAGCTCCCAGATGTTACCCCGGTAGTAGTGATCCTCGCTGCCCTAAGCCTACGACACTTGAAGCCCCGAGATGTTTCCCTGGTAGTACAGACGCTCGTTGTCCTAAACCAACAACTCCTGCTCCTCCGAGATGTTACCCCGGAAGTAGTGACCCTCGCTGCCCTAAACCAACCACACCTGAAGCTCCCAGATGCTATCCCGGTAGCACTGATCCTCGCTGTCCTCAACCAACTAAAAAGCCCTCAACACCAAGTTCATGTTATCCTGGTTCTAAAGACCCCAAATGTCCGCAACCATTCGCACCTAGTAGTACAAACCCACCTTCGACGTACCTGCCACCATTTCCTCTAGCAAATGAAGTAAAATCTCCGCGCGTGAATAGATTAGCTATAAAAAGCTTCGATTATTACGATTCACAGGCTGAAATAG ATAACTTTGATTCCTCACGAACGAAACCAAAAACAAGAAATGTTAGGGACGTAAGCAAATCCTTTTACGACGAATTTCCGAGATCCTTAGAGTACTCAGCAATTGTAGGGTCTGtcatgtttgtaattttatcattaggtgtaactctttttatatataagaacaaGGCGAGCCTTAAACGAAAAGAAAATGTAGCAATTATAAATACTCATCCTTGCTAA